The region GATTATAAGCGTATCAGAGGTCGGCACAAAGATATACGGCGTATTGGCCTGGATTACTCCGCCAGCGACGTCATTGTAGAATACGGCCTTAGGAACGCTTTCATCTACATACGCAAATTCCTTGAAAGAACCGCCCGAAATCTTGGTCGTGTCAATCGAGAACGGAAGCATAATCGTAGAATTCTTCCCGACCGTGAACTTGCGGACAAATTCCACGTGGTTCACAGAAACATCCGAAGGAATCTCAACCGTTTCCGAAGAATTGGTATTGATTTGAGCGGTCTTCGATCCATCAGCGTTCTCGAAAACCTTGATGGCGCCAAATTCGCCGACCAGGAACGGATAGACCTTTTCCCACTTGGCGTAGAAATGAGCCTCGCCAGTAGAACCAGCAGCAATACCTGCCACCGGTTCTTCTGTGTCTTCACTTACGAACCAGCCCAAGAAATTGTATCCAGTCTTAGACGGGCTATTGAGATCAATATTTCCGTCTTCAACCGTGTACGTTTCCGGATTCTCCGTTTCGAAAGTCGCACCTTCGATATTGTGATAAACAATCGGGTACGCTTCGGGAGTCCACTTGGCATAGAAAGTCTTGTCACCGGTGGAGCCCAGCGGGACTTCCGTCACGGCATCGCCTTCGAAGTCGGGATTATCGTACCAGCCAGCAAAGGTGTAACCAGCACGAGGGGCGCAAGTCCTAAGTAGAGCAGCCTTTTCAGATGTATATGTTTTGTCACCATAAGCATTATCCGTTCCAACATAGGTAATTGTATAAACCTTAAGCTGTTTTCCATACAAAGTAATATTTCCATACGATTTCTTCACAATCTGCGTTACCTGCGTTTGGAAATCAGGTTCTTTAAACCATCCAGCGAAACTATAGCCTTCGGGCGCTTGCGCAAACCTTATACCCTTCTGGTCATTATACGTATATGTCGTCGGATTCGTCGGATCATTCACGCAGCCATCACATTCGTAAGTAATCGTGTAAGTCGCCAAGCTCCACGACGGGTACAGCGTAACAGGAGCCACAACCGTATATTCTTCACCAAGTTCATAACCCTTTGCTCCACCCATAGTTGTCGACCAACCATTCTGTTCGTAGCCCGCACGGCGGAAAATGCCCGCAGATTCGAGAGTGATGGTGGTTCCATGTTCCACAAACTGGTCCGAAATGGAACCGTAGGAATTATTGTCGGCCAAATACATGATCCTGTACGTTTTCTTGGACCACTTGCCATAGAAGGTCTTGTCACCTGTCGTTCCCGGAATCACCTGAGTTGCCTTGTTAGTGAAAGCAGCATCATAGAACCAACCTTCAAACTCATAGCCTTCGATATCAGCCGGAGCCTTCAAGGCAAAAGATGTATCGATGGTATAAGAACCGGGATTGTCGCCCGTATCCGTACCCTCATTCATTACATAACTGATATTGAAGCGCTGGAGAGTCCACTTAGCATATAGAATGATACTCTGGGTTATTTGAGAAGTAAATTCGTATTCATTTACGCCATTCGAATCAGTAAACCATCCGGCAAATACATAACCATCATTCGCAATCGGGTCCGTCGGAGCCGAAACCGTATCGCCAGCACCTACGCGAACATAATCCACAGTTGTCCTACCATGTTGATTGGCATTGTAGGTCACCGTATAGGTTTCCACATCAGTCCACACGGCATGCAAGACGAGTTCGTCAGATGCAGTCACAGTATCCAGAGAAACCGAATCACTTTCATGAGCTCCTGCAGTCAGCGCCCAACCGGTAAAGTAGGACCACGTTTCGCATTCATCTTCCGATCCCGATACATAATTTTTGCAGCGGGATGACGGCAAGGTTCCAAGCCCCTCGACAGTAATCGTTTCTCCGCTAGTAACCTGCTTTGTTTTTACACTATCGTTAGATTCCGGGAAAACACCGGGAGCCACATTGAAGGTCACCGTATAAACCGGAGTCCAAACAGCAAAGACCGTGTCACTCTTAGAAACCGTACCAAGATCAGCAGCCGGTACAGCCGCATCACGGGTCTTAGCCCAACCAGCAAAACTGTAATTTTCACGAGACGGATTTTCTATTTCATCGGCGGTGATTGCCATTCCGCCATCAAGGAATTTATTCTTGTCCGCTTTTCCATTGGCAAAAGCACCTCCGTTCGCATCAAAGACAATCTTGTAACCATCTGCACCATACCCATTGAGCGAAAGGGACGTTTCACCAACAGACCACGGCTCCGTCTTGCAGGCGCCAGTTGTTGTATCTATTCCATTCAACGCGCAAGCAATGGAATCCTCGTTGATTTCACTCGTATTTACAGTGGTGTCATTCACCGTACAATCTTTACAAGTTTTTCCAACACCAGAAACAGCGTTGCCCTGATAAGTAAGCCCTTCACCCTCATAATAACTGTCAGTTGCAGTCATCGTTCCGGACCAAACGTTTCCGGTAATTCCGCCAACAGAACCTTCCGAACCTGTATTCATGAGTCCAGGACCAGCATAAACACAAGAGGTAACAGTCACTTCCGTCTTTGTGATACCGATAATGCCTCCGACATACGCCTTGCTTCCGCTCGTCTGGATTTCGACAAGGCTCATGCAATTGGATATAGTACCCTTTTTAGCATTACCCACAATGCCACCGACGCCCTGGCTTTTGCCCGTCGTCTTGATGGTTCCCGAAGTAATGCAGTTATCAACGACATTGGTTCCTTTATCGGACATCCAGCCGACAACAGCTCCGACCGAAATCTGGTTGTCCTGATTAGTAATAATGGTACCGGCATTCGTCGTGGCCTGGATATCCACATTTTCAAGGACCAGATTTAAGACTTTTCCATCACCCAGCACTCCGACAAAACCAAGATTCTGGGCGTACTCTTTATTGATGGCAGAAAGTTCATCTCCATTTACGTAAAGATTCTTGATTATATGGTTCTGACCGTCAAATATCTTTGAATAATATTTATCGCCCTTTCCGGCTGCTAGCGGAATCCAA is a window of Fibrobacter sp. DNA encoding:
- a CDS encoding InlB B-repeat-containing protein, translated to MDCALSNWDMGEKWRIFDKFAQNHMFDNDLGAFFASMGDKSHDFRLHICYSCYVFGIICEKFIFLQKKRCVMFSSLFKTTSSRNLLGILLLCLAGVGQAFAAWDGTSKVQPSMEGGYYIIDTEAKLAWYGANYNKGNAKLTADLDLGGHLWIPLAAGKGDKYYSKIFDGQNHIIKNLYVNGDELSAINKEYAQNLGFVGVLGDGKVLNLVLENVDIQATTNAGTIITNQDNQISVGAVVGWMSDKGTNVVDNCITSGTIKTTGKSQGVGGIVGNAKKGTISNCMSLVEIQTSGSKAYVGGIIGITKTEVTVTSCVYAGPGLMNTGSEGSVGGITGNVWSGTMTATDSYYEGEGLTYQGNAVSGVGKTCKDCTVNDTTVNTSEINEDSIACALNGIDTTTGACKTEPWSVGETSLSLNGYGADGYKIVFDANGGAFANGKADKNKFLDGGMAITADEIENPSRENYSFAGWAKTRDAAVPAADLGTVSKSDTVFAVWTPVYTVTFNVAPGVFPESNDSVKTKQVTSGETITVEGLGTLPSSRCKNYVSGSEDECETWSYFTGWALTAGAHESDSVSLDTVTASDELVLHAVWTDVETYTVTYNANQHGRTTVDYVRVGAGDTVSAPTDPIANDGYVFAGWFTDSNGVNEYEFTSQITQSIILYAKWTLQRFNISYVMNEGTDTGDNPGSYTIDTSFALKAPADIEGYEFEGWFYDAAFTNKATQVIPGTTGDKTFYGKWSKKTYRIMYLADNNSYGSISDQFVEHGTTITLESAGIFRRAGYEQNGWSTTMGGAKGYELGEEYTVVAPVTLYPSWSLATYTITYECDGCVNDPTNPTTYTYNDQKGIRFAQAPEGYSFAGWFKEPDFQTQVTQIVKKSYGNITLYGKQLKVYTITYVGTDNAYGDKTYTSEKAALLRTCAPRAGYTFAGWYDNPDFEGDAVTEVPLGSTGDKTFYAKWTPEAYPIVYHNIEGATFETENPETYTVEDGNIDLNSPSKTGYNFLGWFVSEDTEEPVAGIAAGSTGEAHFYAKWEKVYPFLVGEFGAIKVFENADGSKTAQINTNSSETVEIPSDVSVNHVEFVRKFTVGKNSTIMLPFSIDTTKISGGSFKEFAYVDESVPKAVFYNDVAGGVIQANTPYIFVPTSDTLIINIADGDSVILNTNNITVPVSEKDGGKWQFRGVYSRIDWPSGNKQAWGFVANNSPEQEKVGKFKRAGTGAYIVPLRGYLYNTQPEEQTSVQQSSRRLLAKAAYVSAQTASISNGSGSNSMEVDFIEREVEAETEAEVEETTVISKVKPISGEIKAINGWFDMKGRKLNAKPTTKGIYYFNGKQVMVR